In Gadus morhua chromosome 2, gadMor3.0, whole genome shotgun sequence, a single window of DNA contains:
- the elob gene encoding elongin-B isoform X1, translating into MVGLQDVFLMIRRHKTTIFTDAKESTTVYELKRIVEGILKRSPEEQRLYKDDLLLDDSKTLGDCGFTNQTARPQGPATVGLAFRLGDDSFEQLRIEAFSSPPELPDVMKPQDSGSTANEQAVQ; encoded by the exons ATGGTGGGGCTCCAG GATGTTTTTCTAATGATCCGACGTCATAAGACGACCATCTTCACTGATGCGAAGGAGTCCACGACAGTATACGAGCTGAAGCGCATCGTGGAAGGTATTCTTAAGAGGTCGCCAGAGGAACAGAGGCTTTATAAG GATGACCTGTTGCTGGACGACAGTAAAACGCTGGGAGACTGTGGCTTCACAAACCAGACCGCCCGGCCCCAGGGTCCAGCCACTGTGGGATTAGCATTTCGTCTTGGAG ATGACTCGTTCGAGCAGCTGCGGATCGAGGCGTTCTCCAGCCCTCCGGAGCTCCCCGACGTCATGAAGCCCCAGGACTCCGGCAGCACGGCCAATGAGCAGGCGGTGCAGTGA
- the rusf1 gene encoding RUS family member 1, with translation MEGNRQVVLATETYGSGESWEYVAQDGAMERRRDGRDGASGGGNYVIGVFKSVFLPQGYPESVSADYMQYQFWDTVQAFASSLSGTLATQASLRGVGVGNQEATVAAATITWLLRDGTGMLGRILFAWRKGTKLDSEAKMWRLFADVLNDFAMFMEIVAPHFPASFTLIVCTAGIFKSIVGVAGGATRAALTVHQARRDNMADISAKDGSQETLVNLAGLLISLVLIPLVTDNPALTLSLFFLFTALHLFANYKAVRSVVMETFNEARLSIVLQQYLRDGRVLSPADANRQEPVFLDFRRTASIKYGVRLRDVAQSQEELQLALKNNSKPYLLGLKNGCVSVCLAPQVSVCDQLRAASQAISLRSLLQLSPAEESDAPKKLLTLKSPCPWEMVCNSHSLMDRMFEAFLKGVESAGWQTHRTLLDWDEWRVQWKSKTN, from the exons ATGGAGGGAAACAGACAGGTTGTCCTAGCCACTGAGACGTATGGCTCTGGAGAGTCTTGGGAGTATGTGGCTCAGGACGGAgcgatggagaggaggagggacggcCGCGACGGGGCGTCCGGAGGAGGGAACTATGTGATCGGCGTGTTTAAA AGTGTGTTCCTGCCTCAAGGCTACCCGGAGAGCGTCAGTGCAGACTACATGCAATATCAGTTCTGGGATACAGTGCAG GCGTTTGCCAGCTCCCTGTCTGGGACCCTGGCAACTCAAGCCTCGCTAAGAGGAGTGGGTGTGGGGAACCAAGAGGCCACCGTCGCCGCCGCCACGATCACCTGGTTACTAAGAG ATGGAACTGGGATGCTGGGAAGAATCCTGTTTGCCTGGCGGAAAGG GACTAAGCTTGACTCTGAGGCCAAAATGTGGAG GCTCTTCGCAGATGTGCTCAACGACTTTGCAATGTTCATGGAAATCGTTGCTCCACACTTTCCGGCCTCCTTCACATTGATTGTGTGCACTGCGGGAATATTCaag TCGAtcgtgggcgtggccgggggggCAACCAGAGCTGCTCTGACTGTTCATCAGGCCCGCAGAGACAACATGGCCGACATCTCTGCTAAAGACGGCAGCCAG GAGACATTGGTCAATCTGGCCGGACTCCTGATCAGTTTGGTATTAATTCCCCTGGTCACCGACAATCCTGC CCTGACCCtcagcctcttcttcctcttcaccgCGCTCCACCTCTTCGCCAACTACAAGGCCGTGCGCTCCGTTGTCATGGAGACCTTCAACGAGGCGCGGCTGTCCATCGTGCTGCAGCAGTACCTGAGGGACGGGCGGGTCCTCAGCCCGGCGGACGCCAACCGCCAGGAGCCCGTGTTCCTGG ACTTCAGGAGAACGGCGTCCATCAAGTATGGGGTCAGGCTGAGAGATGTCGCCCAAAG CCAGGAGGAGCTCCAGCTGGCCCTGAAGAACAACAGCAAGCCGTACCTCCTGGGGTTGAAAAACG GctgcgtttctgtgtgtttggctcCACAAGTGTCGGTGTGTGACCAGCTCCGCGCGGCGAGCCAGGCCATTTCTCTCCGGAGCCTGCTGCAGCTCTCCCCCGCGGAGGAGAGCGACGCTCCCAAGAAGCTTCTGACGTTAAAAAGCCCAT GTCCTTGGGAAATGGTTTGCAACAGCCACTCGCTAATGGACCGGATGTTTGAGGCGTTTCTTAAGG GTGTTGAGTCGGCTGGATGGCAAACACATCGTACTCTGCTGGACTGGGATGAGTGGAGGGTGCAATGGAAATCGAAGACCAACTAA
- the elob gene encoding elongin-B isoform X2 — MDVFLMIRRHKTTIFTDAKESTTVYELKRIVEGILKRSPEEQRLYKDDLLLDDSKTLGDCGFTNQTARPQGPATVGLAFRLGDDSFEQLRIEAFSSPPELPDVMKPQDSGSTANEQAVQ, encoded by the exons ATG GATGTTTTTCTAATGATCCGACGTCATAAGACGACCATCTTCACTGATGCGAAGGAGTCCACGACAGTATACGAGCTGAAGCGCATCGTGGAAGGTATTCTTAAGAGGTCGCCAGAGGAACAGAGGCTTTATAAG GATGACCTGTTGCTGGACGACAGTAAAACGCTGGGAGACTGTGGCTTCACAAACCAGACCGCCCGGCCCCAGGGTCCAGCCACTGTGGGATTAGCATTTCGTCTTGGAG ATGACTCGTTCGAGCAGCTGCGGATCGAGGCGTTCTCCAGCCCTCCGGAGCTCCCCGACGTCATGAAGCCCCAGGACTCCGGCAGCACGGCCAATGAGCAGGCGGTGCAGTGA
- the LOC115537058 gene encoding uncharacterized protein LOC115537058 → MDLRDFVQSAGRAVLEMVEREWEPLSQTELEQRLDQAVEDILEADLVAKVQAQPPAVYVHLVQAADPLVLPAEPVKSAPSEEEEHLSLETEEDPVDSYAVKHITELLQNSMSHFSRSRLAGRARISLSHTVLLSLTLLSKRVSYRSVSGRFRLEKGNIHRIYFSFCERVNLLQDELIRWPSDEEAGDLLCPLYSLLGKTGPEEVPGAPQVLGILGHTRIPIRLPIGKQSVDSPMPEVKRMKKEAHPDSWLNLELVCDRRGRFLHCHISQGSETGRAAELRDRLGRPARPMPPGSCLVARAGYPLTEHILTPHGAPVGPREALFNKTLEAYFSILEQAVGSLKARFQRLRYLDMGNYERARAVVLTACILHNVFLDFGPLLEGEADAEEAGVMEEEEGDVDEEGLRRREAIMDLLYKGLESTCA, encoded by the exons ATGGACTTGAGGGACTTTGTGCAGTCAGCAGGCAGGGCAGTGCTGGAGATGGTGGAACGGGAATGGGAGCCTCTATCCCAGACCGAGCTGGAACAACGCCTGGACCAGGCGGTCGAGGACATTCTGGAGGCTGACCTCGTCGCCAAGGTCCAAGCTCAGCCACCCGCGGTGTATGTGCACCTGGTGCAGGCTGCAGACCCACTGGTGCTACCAGCAGAACCAGTTAAATCCGCTCCATCCGAAGAAGAGGAACATCTGTCTCTAGAGACAGAAGAAGACCCCGTCGATAGTTACGCCGTTAAG CACATTACAGAACTCCTTCAGAACTCAATGTCCCACTTCAGCAGGTCGAGGCTGGCGGGACGCGCCCGCATCTCGCTGTCCCACACAGTGCTGCTGTCCCTCACCCTCCTTTCCAAGCGCGTCAGCTACCGCTCGGTCTCCGGTCGCTTCCGCCTGGAGAAGGGAAACATCCACAGGATCTACTTCTCCTTCTGTGAGCGCGTCAACCTGCTGCAGGACGAACTGATCCGATGGCCAAGCG ATGAAGAAGCCGGGGACCTGCTCTGTCCTCTCTACTCTCTGCTTGGAAAGACCGGCCCTGAGGAGGTCCCGGGTGCGCCCCAGGTCCTGGGTATCCTGGGCCACACCCGGATCCCCATCCGCCTGCCCATCGGCAAGCAGAGCGTGGACAGCCCCATGCCCGAGGTGAAGCGGATGAAGAAGGAGGCGCACCCGGACTCCTGGTTGAACCTGGAGCTGGTGTGCGACCGCAGAGGCCGCTTCCTGCACTGCCACATCAGCCAAGGGTCGGAGACGGGCCGGGCGGCGGAGCTGAGGGACCGGCTGGGACGCCCGGCCCGCCCGATGCCCCCGGGGTCCTGCCTCGTGGCCCGAGCGGGCTACCCGCTCACGGAGCACATCCTCACCCCCCACGGGGCCCCCGTGGGGCCCAGGGAGGCCCTCTTCAACAAGACACTGGAGGCGTACTTCAGCATCCTGGAGCAGGCGGTGGGCAGCCTGAAGGCCCGGTTCCAGCGGCTGCGGTACCTGGACATGGGGAACTATGAGAGGGCCAGGGCGGTGGTGCTGACCGCCTGTATCCTACACAACGTGTTCCTGGACTTTGGGCCCCTGCTGGAGGGAGAGGCGGACGCAGAAGAGGccggggtgatggaggaggaagagggggatgtGGACGAGGAAGGGTTAAGGAGACGGGAGGCCATCATGGATCTGTTGTATAAAGGACTTGAATCGACGTGTGCGTGA
- the LOC115537224 gene encoding transmembrane protein 265 — protein MDPEKAQIETAMLRGEDQCAPASPGGGNRTETKSTCIEISNCNLVSASLCKDPHYRRLAISSIVCGLSCIGIMSLIYSVQAREATNPEKSQKLSKQARKYGLISIAVWVSILLIFPALVVLVSYVLTFID, from the exons ATGGATCCAGAAAAGGCTCAAATAG AAACGGCCATGCTGAGGGGTGAGGACCAATGTGCGCCAGCGTCTCCTGGTGGGGGGAACCGCACGGAGACGAAGAGCACGTGCATCGAGATCTCCAACTGTAACCTGGTCTCCGCGTCGCTCTGCAAGGACCCTCACTACAGACGGCTGGCCATCAGCAGCATCGTGTGTGGGCTCTCCTGCATCGGCATCATGTCCCTCATCTACTCAGTACAG GCCAGAGAAGCGACGAATCCTGAAAAGTCACAGAAGCTCTCCAAGCAAGCGAGGAAATACGGCCTTATTTCCATCGCGGTGTGGGTGTCAATATTGCTCATCTTCCCTGCCTTGGTGGTTCTGGTTTCATACGTGTTGACTTTTATCGACTGA